One stretch of Bremerella cremea DNA includes these proteins:
- a CDS encoding DUF4175 family protein, which produces MSTTQLHSLKLQIKRLRDARDSLRLATAITGAFFWLAGVLLTWFVLDYGLNLSSLHRLLTMLISLPVLAYGLSRAFLALRGWGASLIETAITVEHRHGLDGDLVAAIQFEQGQAIGSPELQQAVVDYVSQLKHEINVFDGFDFTPVRNRLVGVGLILFLFAGAAFVAPRYVGTFFQRLAMSNASYPTQTTIASIELNGNPISLEAASQASTLGFGSPLELRIACQGVLPQSCRLVITGPQGGTTQAVLQPEVTQPHEFHYSVPRLIEPIRYQVFAGDAKTPELSVEIIPLPTIKVELAATPPDYAQNIQLSSSSSSTHLAVLAGSDVTLNIIADRPIDAPTLTLRRGSSEMQEELVPVGSSTTNWQLPPAFDPLNQIQETIAYELTAVDEHGLSPATPVRGTIRVVPDRVPSVSLRTIHHIVLPSASPVLHYRATDDFGLATLSLRLEIRRGDSAPRIVEVPLRTFAAKSPVQKNLAGEYALDLAPWQLQVGDQVEIVLQASDFRDNAARQRGQSEPLHLEIGDESNVLAAIAEADKQSEQMLNQLIEQQLGLGESR; this is translated from the coding sequence ATGAGCACCACCCAACTGCACAGTTTGAAGTTGCAAATAAAACGTCTGCGAGATGCCCGCGATAGCCTTCGTTTGGCAACAGCAATTACGGGTGCATTTTTCTGGCTCGCTGGCGTGCTGCTGACTTGGTTTGTGCTTGATTACGGCTTAAATCTAAGTTCGCTGCACCGCTTGCTGACGATGCTTATCAGCTTGCCGGTGTTGGCCTACGGACTCAGTCGTGCGTTTTTGGCTTTGCGTGGCTGGGGTGCTTCACTGATTGAAACAGCGATCACCGTCGAACATCGCCACGGTCTCGATGGCGACTTAGTCGCGGCAATTCAATTCGAACAAGGCCAGGCGATTGGTTCCCCTGAACTGCAGCAAGCCGTGGTCGATTATGTTTCGCAGCTTAAACACGAGATCAATGTTTTTGATGGCTTTGATTTCACCCCGGTTCGCAATCGCCTAGTTGGGGTGGGGCTAATTCTCTTTCTGTTTGCCGGGGCTGCATTCGTTGCGCCACGCTACGTAGGAACGTTCTTCCAACGTTTGGCGATGAGCAACGCCAGCTATCCCACCCAAACAACCATCGCCTCGATCGAACTCAACGGCAATCCGATTTCCCTCGAGGCAGCCTCCCAGGCTTCCACTCTCGGCTTTGGTAGTCCGCTGGAACTGCGCATTGCCTGCCAAGGCGTTTTGCCGCAAAGTTGTCGTCTAGTCATTACCGGCCCCCAAGGAGGCACAACCCAGGCCGTCCTTCAACCAGAAGTCACTCAGCCCCACGAGTTCCATTATTCCGTTCCCCGCTTGATCGAACCGATTCGCTATCAAGTGTTTGCCGGAGATGCCAAGACGCCGGAGCTTTCGGTCGAGATCATTCCGCTTCCAACCATCAAAGTTGAACTCGCCGCCACGCCCCCCGACTATGCCCAGAACATTCAACTATCGAGTTCTTCTTCGTCCACCCATTTAGCCGTGCTGGCTGGTAGTGACGTCACGCTCAACATCATCGCCGACCGTCCGATCGATGCTCCCACGCTCACACTGCGGCGTGGTTCGAGTGAAATGCAGGAAGAACTCGTACCGGTGGGAAGCTCAACCACCAATTGGCAGCTTCCTCCCGCGTTCGATCCATTAAATCAAATCCAAGAGACCATCGCCTACGAGCTTACCGCGGTGGACGAGCATGGGCTTTCCCCTGCTACGCCTGTCCGGGGAACGATTCGCGTCGTTCCTGATCGCGTTCCCAGCGTGTCGCTCCGCACCATTCATCATATCGTCTTACCTTCGGCGTCGCCGGTCCTACACTATCGAGCCACAGACGACTTCGGCTTGGCCACGCTCAGCTTACGTTTAGAAATCAGGCGTGGCGATTCAGCCCCACGCATCGTCGAAGTCCCGCTTCGCACTTTCGCTGCTAAATCGCCCGTTCAAAAGAATCTGGCAGGGGAATATGCCCTCGACCTTGCTCCTTGGCAACTGCAAGTCGGTGACCAGGTCGAGATTGTCCTGCAAGCTTCCGATTTTCGCGATAATGCCGCACGGCAACGTGGGCAAAGCGAGCCGCTGCATCTAGAGATTGGTGACGAAAGCAACGTGCTCGCAGCCATCGCCGAGGCAGACAAGCAATCGGAACAAATGCTGAACCAGTTGATCGAACAACAACTTGGCCTGGGAGAATCGCGATGA
- a CDS encoding AAA family ATPase, whose amino-acid sequence MANDPISQSDVAAVQACENAYGKLRDELSKVIVGQADVIEQVLVAMFAKGHALLEGVPGLAKTLLVSSLAESLHLSFKRIQFTPDLMPSDITGTEIIQEDLETKKRRYEFLEGPIFANLILADEINRTPPKTQAAMLEAMQERQVSAGGTIRKLPDPFFVLATQNPLEQEGTYPMPEAQLDRFLLHIRVDYPTGAEEWEIARRVTAGAQESISACMTGQQIAEFQQLVKRVPVSDQVLGYAWALIRATRPGTPEAPEFVNQWVAWGAGPRGLLTLVTCAKARAILYGRYHASIGDVQAMVKPALRHRLAANYSAQANGYTSDKLIEMLLAEISAEKTYACPAA is encoded by the coding sequence ATGGCAAATGATCCAATCTCTCAAAGCGACGTCGCCGCCGTGCAAGCGTGTGAAAACGCCTATGGCAAACTGCGTGACGAGTTATCCAAAGTCATCGTCGGTCAGGCCGATGTGATCGAGCAAGTTCTCGTGGCGATGTTCGCCAAGGGACATGCCTTGCTCGAAGGCGTGCCTGGCCTGGCCAAGACCCTGCTGGTCAGCTCGCTGGCCGAATCGCTGCACTTAAGTTTCAAACGAATTCAGTTCACCCCCGACCTGATGCCAAGCGATATCACCGGGACCGAGATCATTCAGGAAGACTTGGAAACGAAAAAACGGCGTTACGAATTCTTGGAAGGGCCTATTTTCGCCAACCTGATTTTGGCGGACGAAATCAACCGTACGCCTCCGAAGACGCAAGCCGCGATGCTCGAGGCCATGCAGGAACGTCAAGTCAGCGCCGGCGGAACGATTCGCAAACTGCCCGATCCCTTCTTCGTGCTGGCCACGCAAAACCCGCTGGAACAAGAAGGCACTTACCCGATGCCGGAAGCCCAGCTAGACCGCTTTCTGTTACACATTCGGGTCGACTACCCCACCGGGGCCGAAGAATGGGAAATCGCCCGCCGAGTGACCGCCGGAGCTCAAGAATCGATTTCCGCTTGCATGACTGGGCAGCAAATCGCGGAGTTCCAGCAGTTAGTTAAGCGTGTGCCGGTTAGTGATCAGGTACTTGGTTACGCCTGGGCATTAATTCGCGCCACCCGCCCTGGCACGCCAGAGGCCCCCGAGTTTGTGAATCAGTGGGTCGCTTGGGGAGCCGGGCCACGCGGTTTATTAACGCTGGTCACGTGTGCTAAGGCGCGGGCCATTCTGTACGGGCGTTATCATGCCAGCATCGGCGATGTACAAGCGATGGTAAAACCGGCGCTGCGTCATCGCCTGGCTGCCAATTATTCAGCCCAGGCCAACGGCTATACCAGCGACAAGTTAATCGAGATGCTCTTAGCGGAGATCTCAGCAGAAAAAACGTATGCCTGCCCGGCAGCGTAA
- a CDS encoding DUF58 domain-containing protein, whose product MSSGVLSRYLDYEFLRQLSGRSLEPRGLVSGNLAGGHKSPASGFAVEFSGHREYVPGDDPKHIDWRVFFTRDKYFIKQYEMETNFVCHLLLDISKSMRYGEESSQKMLFGSRLAVSLAHSIVRQGDKVSFTTFDTKIRGHIPASNALPQIIRMSQHLDETAADDTTDLHACLSEFSQRMARREIVMIFSDFFGDLTKLEQAIQRIRFNKHDVVLVQLIHDHELNFNLDGMTRFVGLEVDAQQIAQPADIRQAYLQAVGRFNAQLVDIATRNNCDHLLACTKENPGAIFWEYLNQRSLQNRRI is encoded by the coding sequence GTGAGTAGCGGCGTCCTATCGCGATATCTCGACTACGAATTCCTGCGGCAACTTTCCGGTCGCTCGCTCGAACCGCGCGGCTTGGTCAGTGGCAATTTGGCTGGTGGGCACAAGTCGCCTGCGTCCGGGTTCGCGGTTGAGTTTTCGGGGCACCGAGAATATGTCCCCGGTGATGATCCCAAGCATATCGACTGGCGGGTTTTCTTTACGCGCGATAAATACTTCATCAAGCAATACGAGATGGAGACCAACTTTGTCTGCCATCTGTTGCTCGATATCAGCAAGTCGATGCGCTACGGCGAAGAGAGTTCGCAGAAGATGCTCTTCGGTTCGCGGCTAGCCGTCAGCCTGGCCCATAGTATTGTGCGTCAGGGAGATAAAGTTTCGTTCACCACGTTTGATACCAAGATTCGTGGCCATATCCCGGCCAGCAACGCGTTGCCGCAAATCATCCGGATGTCGCAGCACCTCGACGAAACGGCTGCCGACGATACCACCGACCTGCATGCCTGCCTTTCCGAATTCAGCCAACGCATGGCCCGCCGCGAGATCGTGATGATCTTTAGCGACTTCTTCGGCGATCTGACTAAGCTAGAACAGGCAATTCAACGTATCCGCTTCAACAAGCACGACGTCGTTCTGGTCCAACTGATTCACGATCACGAACTCAACTTCAACCTCGACGGCATGACACGGTTTGTGGGGCTGGAAGTCGATGCTCAGCAAATTGCCCAGCCGGCTGACATTCGTCAGGCCTATCTTCAAGCGGTTGGGCGATTCAATGCCCAATTAGTCGATATCGCCACGCGGAACAATTGCGATCACCTACTGGCTTGCACCAAGGAGAATCCCGGTGCGATCTTCTGGGAATACCTTAACCAGCGCAGCCTCCAAAATCGCCGAATCTAA
- a CDS encoding helix-turn-helix domain-containing protein, protein MKFSFRLAELLNHSPDPKKRPGTIKAICDFTGLDRHQVSSLLKNEAKYIPLSALAQVCDFLIKHGYAEANQLPGALFAVEPENFWELLARRKRVEMCLGIRADENWAEGAWVVASDTILQGQLLTGISTLGGTAKYRQSNLSPDMLSMTADGYISRDTPIPQPEDLFQTLVWAPGQADDEEVHRRAHEVYSNFQAVDGDKALISLGSIRSNPVIELSLASAFNTDPFVSQDEVEDPSQRAIPIYLRHREKNVQFPGSCCGGDQLSKNFSPETPGFYYEKEDGSWGCCKWDETTYEPAYLIYVYHESQGRLEMMLGGYSGRGTRLLAKTLSSRPEEFWPPVFTGNGTQIGAYVIQYELKKQKKARSVLVADYSATTKIIPIAPNAIQRRLTV, encoded by the coding sequence ATGAAATTCTCATTTCGCCTGGCAGAATTGCTAAATCACTCGCCAGATCCTAAGAAACGACCTGGCACCATTAAAGCGATCTGCGACTTTACTGGATTGGATCGCCACCAAGTCTCTTCGTTGCTGAAGAACGAAGCTAAGTACATCCCGTTGTCGGCACTCGCCCAAGTGTGCGACTTCCTCATCAAGCATGGCTACGCCGAAGCCAATCAGCTTCCCGGGGCTTTGTTTGCTGTTGAACCGGAAAACTTCTGGGAACTGCTTGCTCGTCGCAAACGCGTTGAAATGTGCCTCGGCATTCGAGCTGACGAAAACTGGGCCGAAGGGGCCTGGGTGGTCGCGTCCGATACGATCCTGCAAGGTCAGCTGCTAACCGGGATTTCAACGCTCGGCGGCACGGCCAAATATCGTCAAAGCAATCTTTCGCCCGACATGCTTTCGATGACGGCCGATGGCTATATCTCACGAGACACGCCAATTCCGCAACCGGAAGACCTTTTCCAAACGCTGGTCTGGGCCCCTGGCCAAGCCGACGACGAAGAAGTTCATCGCCGCGCTCACGAAGTTTACTCCAACTTCCAAGCGGTCGATGGAGACAAAGCGTTGATCAGCCTGGGCAGTATCCGTAGCAACCCGGTCATCGAATTGAGCCTGGCCAGCGCGTTCAACACCGACCCGTTTGTCAGTCAAGACGAAGTCGAAGATCCCAGCCAACGAGCAATTCCGATCTACCTGCGTCACCGCGAGAAGAACGTTCAGTTCCCTGGCTCGTGCTGTGGCGGTGATCAACTCTCGAAGAACTTCTCGCCGGAAACGCCGGGCTTCTATTACGAAAAAGAAGATGGTAGCTGGGGCTGCTGCAAGTGGGACGAAACAACCTACGAGCCGGCCTACCTGATTTACGTTTATCATGAATCGCAGGGCCGCCTCGAGATGATGCTCGGTGGTTACTCTGGGCGTGGTACTCGCTTGCTGGCCAAAACGCTTTCGAGTCGACCGGAAGAATTCTGGCCTCCGGTCTTCACCGGCAACGGTACTCAAATCGGTGCCTACGTGATTCAGTACGAATTGAAGAAGCAAAAGAAGGCCCGTAGCGTGCTAGTCGCCGACTACTCGGCCACTACGAAGATCATTCCGATCGCCCCCAATGCCATTCAGCGTCGCTTGACGGTTTAA
- a CDS encoding 3-keto-disaccharide hydrolase translates to MKTWIMFVATLAFLPTFCLAEEPVSKACIDGEGPGWVALGKDDFVKVNSNDDTWKFNDNGLIECTGQPVSVTRSVKQYTNFELVCQWRHLKSAGNSGLFVWTIPEKLEELKGPGLPAGGIEVQVLDLGYKEAYEEGGKRKADWFTCHGDVFPVGVSKMTPFPPISPNGNRSFPSKDLSKGVGEWNHYYVRAINGEVRLWVNGEEVSGGKDCQPATGFLCLESEGSPVEFRGLKIRELP, encoded by the coding sequence ATGAAAACTTGGATTATGTTTGTGGCAACGTTGGCCTTTCTACCAACGTTTTGCCTAGCCGAAGAGCCCGTCAGCAAGGCGTGCATCGATGGCGAGGGGCCCGGCTGGGTTGCGTTGGGGAAAGACGACTTTGTCAAAGTCAACAGCAACGACGATACCTGGAAGTTCAACGACAACGGCTTGATCGAGTGTACCGGCCAACCGGTGAGTGTCACGCGCAGCGTGAAGCAGTACACCAATTTCGAGTTGGTCTGCCAGTGGCGTCATTTGAAAAGTGCCGGCAATAGCGGGCTGTTCGTTTGGACCATTCCTGAAAAGCTGGAAGAACTGAAAGGCCCTGGTCTGCCGGCAGGCGGGATCGAAGTTCAAGTGCTCGACCTTGGATACAAAGAAGCGTATGAAGAGGGTGGCAAGCGGAAGGCTGATTGGTTCACGTGCCACGGCGACGTTTTCCCGGTCGGCGTCAGTAAGATGACTCCCTTCCCGCCGATTTCCCCGAATGGCAATCGCAGCTTCCCTTCCAAAGATCTAAGCAAGGGGGTCGGGGAATGGAATCACTACTACGTCCGCGCCATCAACGGCGAAGTGCGATTGTGGGTCAACGGTGAAGAGGTTTCCGGTGGCAAAGACTGCCAGCCTGCGACCGGTTTTCTGTGCCTAGAATCGGAAGGCTCGCCGGTTGAGTTCCGTGGTCTCAAGATTCGCGAACTGCCGTAA
- a CDS encoding Gfo/Idh/MocA family protein has protein sequence MSKHNVTRRAFLKTTGTVTATAAAIGPGLYLGAAEKTGNDKLNMGIIGAGNRGASNTGGVSGENIYALCDTNPQALEQAKSRYAGAKTFSDWRELLEDKQIDAVVISTADHHHAVAAIAAMRAGKHVYCEKPLAHTVEEARLMQEVYAQNKGKLATQMGTQIHATENYRRVVELIAAGAIGPVTEAHVWCSRTINPVDVAKLPEQAIPEGFNWDAWVGPAAMRPYNTSYWQGGNLNWNRRWEFGNGVLGDMGSHLIDLPFWALDLKHPTSVVSEGPAADEVACPSWQVATWEHPAREGNVNWTQPTKLVWYHGPEGMKRRSDYLQPLVGNDTEIDKWGIGVAFIGENGVLVADYGKLVLSPGDKFKDYPAPTNKIEPSLGHYAEWIHAAKIGGESLCNFTYSGKLIENNLLGNVAHRVGKKLVWDAASGQVTNAPEAAQYLTKEYREGWSI, from the coding sequence ATGTCGAAGCACAACGTTACGCGGCGCGCGTTTCTGAAAACCACCGGAACGGTCACGGCTACGGCAGCGGCCATTGGGCCAGGACTTTACCTGGGGGCGGCCGAAAAAACGGGTAACGACAAGCTAAACATGGGAATCATTGGCGCCGGAAACCGTGGGGCATCGAACACCGGGGGCGTAAGTGGTGAGAACATTTACGCGTTGTGCGACACCAATCCTCAAGCATTGGAGCAAGCCAAATCCCGCTATGCCGGGGCGAAAACGTTTAGCGACTGGCGCGAATTGCTGGAAGATAAGCAAATCGATGCAGTCGTGATCAGTACGGCAGACCATCATCATGCCGTGGCGGCCATAGCGGCGATGCGTGCCGGTAAGCACGTTTACTGCGAAAAGCCACTGGCCCATACCGTGGAAGAGGCCAGGCTCATGCAGGAAGTCTACGCTCAGAACAAGGGCAAACTGGCCACCCAGATGGGAACCCAAATTCACGCGACCGAGAACTATCGCCGCGTGGTCGAATTGATCGCGGCAGGGGCGATCGGACCGGTGACCGAGGCGCACGTTTGGTGTAGTCGTACGATCAATCCGGTGGATGTGGCGAAACTGCCAGAGCAAGCGATTCCTGAGGGCTTCAACTGGGATGCTTGGGTCGGACCAGCGGCCATGCGACCTTACAACACCAGCTATTGGCAAGGGGGCAACCTGAATTGGAATCGCCGCTGGGAATTCGGCAATGGGGTGCTCGGTGACATGGGAAGCCACCTGATCGACCTGCCTTTCTGGGCACTCGATTTGAAACATCCGACAAGTGTTGTTTCCGAAGGCCCCGCCGCTGACGAAGTCGCTTGCCCGTCGTGGCAAGTGGCGACCTGGGAGCACCCAGCACGAGAAGGAAACGTCAATTGGACGCAACCGACCAAGCTGGTTTGGTATCACGGTCCCGAAGGAATGAAGCGACGTAGCGACTATCTGCAACCGCTAGTCGGTAACGATACCGAGATCGACAAGTGGGGCATCGGGGTTGCATTCATTGGCGAAAACGGTGTGTTGGTTGCCGATTACGGCAAGCTGGTCCTTAGCCCGGGTGATAAGTTCAAAGATTATCCCGCCCCGACCAACAAGATCGAGCCCAGCTTGGGGCACTATGCGGAGTGGATTCATGCCGCCAAGATCGGAGGCGAATCGCTGTGTAACTTCACCTATTCGGGGAAGCTGATCGAGAACAATTTACTAGGAAACGTCGCCCATCGCGTGGGCAAGAAGCTTGTATGGGATGCGGCCAGCGGGCAGGTGACCAATGCCCCGGAAGCCGCTCAGTACCTGACGAAAGAGTATCGAGAAGGGTGGTCGATTTAA
- a CDS encoding aldehyde dehydrogenase family protein, protein MPLNESYPAYLANKAISPNFDLSVEDKFRQTEATKVPLASAEIMQKAIASAAEAAKPMAELPSYRRQEVLQYCVKRFEERAEEFAVALCVEAGKPIRDSRGEVTRLIDTFRVAAEEATRMLGEVMPLDISARATGYRGMWKRVPIGPCAFITPFNFPLNLVAHKVAPALAVGCPFVLKPASKTPVGALLIGEILAETDLPAGAFSILPANREAADLLVTDDRLKKLSFTGSQDVGWKLRARASKKKVTLELGGNAACIVDEGTNLEDAVDRIIFGAFYQSGQSCVSVQRILIHKSLYEKAVALLCEKISQLKTGDPQKEDTFVGPIISAQDAERISDWIASATAAGGKVLAGGQRDGIMVSPTLLADVPKNEPVCAKEVFGPVAVVSSFETFDDALAEANDTDFGLQVGIFTRDIQKVMKAWDTMEVGGVIIGDVPSWRVDHMPYGGVKESGIGREGVRFAMQDMSEIRNLVIRSVPD, encoded by the coding sequence ATGCCGCTTAACGAGAGCTATCCTGCGTACTTGGCCAATAAGGCAATCTCGCCCAATTTCGATTTGTCGGTGGAAGACAAGTTTCGCCAAACCGAGGCCACCAAAGTGCCTCTCGCTAGCGCTGAAATAATGCAGAAAGCGATCGCCAGTGCTGCGGAAGCGGCCAAGCCGATGGCGGAGCTACCTTCTTATCGCCGCCAGGAAGTGTTGCAGTATTGTGTGAAGCGGTTCGAGGAACGGGCCGAAGAGTTCGCTGTCGCGCTTTGTGTCGAAGCGGGGAAGCCGATTCGGGACAGCCGGGGTGAAGTGACGCGGCTGATCGATACGTTTCGTGTAGCGGCGGAAGAAGCGACGCGTATGCTTGGCGAGGTCATGCCGCTCGATATCAGCGCCCGGGCGACAGGCTATCGAGGCATGTGGAAGCGGGTGCCGATTGGGCCGTGTGCGTTTATCACGCCGTTTAACTTTCCACTGAACTTGGTGGCTCATAAGGTGGCGCCAGCGTTGGCGGTGGGGTGCCCTTTTGTGTTGAAGCCAGCCAGTAAGACGCCGGTGGGGGCCTTGTTGATTGGGGAGATCTTGGCCGAAACCGATTTGCCGGCTGGGGCGTTCTCGATTTTGCCAGCCAACCGGGAAGCTGCCGACTTGTTGGTAACCGACGATCGTTTGAAAAAGCTCAGCTTCACTGGTTCTCAAGATGTAGGCTGGAAACTAAGAGCGCGGGCCAGCAAAAAGAAAGTCACGCTCGAATTAGGCGGAAACGCGGCGTGTATCGTGGACGAAGGTACGAACCTGGAAGACGCCGTCGACCGGATCATCTTCGGAGCGTTTTACCAATCGGGACAAAGCTGCGTTAGCGTGCAGCGAATCTTGATTCATAAAAGCTTGTACGAGAAAGCGGTCGCACTGCTTTGCGAAAAAATTAGCCAATTGAAAACGGGCGATCCGCAAAAGGAAGATACCTTCGTCGGCCCGATCATTTCTGCACAGGATGCCGAGCGAATTAGCGATTGGATTGCTTCGGCCACGGCAGCCGGAGGCAAAGTGTTGGCGGGTGGGCAGCGCGACGGGATCATGGTTTCGCCGACTTTGTTGGCGGATGTGCCTAAAAACGAACCGGTTTGCGCCAAAGAGGTTTTTGGCCCGGTGGCGGTTGTCAGTTCGTTCGAGACTTTCGACGACGCCCTGGCGGAAGCAAACGATACCGATTTTGGCCTCCAGGTTGGTATCTTTACCCGCGACATTCAGAAAGTGATGAAGGCCTGGGATACGATGGAAGTTGGCGGCGTTATCATCGGCGATGTTCCGTCCTGGCGTGTCGATCACATGCCGTATGGAGGCGTGAAGGAAAGTGGCATCGGGCGAGAAGGTGTCCGGTTTGCCATGCAAGATATGTCCGAAATCCGTAACCTCGTCATTCGGAGTGTGCCAGACTAG
- a CDS encoding SHD1 domain-containing protein, whose translation MVASRFLFACLLSCLFLTAATAAEVRTWTDTSGKTLTGKFVEFVDGNKVRIDSNGKSYDISIDRFSNSDKEYLEEQKEEEASSSARPRRSNLKGWREWTDDQGTQIKAKYVRMFDGHVILLQGKTPHKVPFYKMSEEDQAYLRAELTALGEQDSIPPKPVEPVGNGEPGSSNPTMGGPAYTPPEITQPSNNNYEPTRLGNQTAAYEPPKTAAEIAAENQKIEEARRREAEKLAYANQKQLEHEAEEARRAKQKEREQQQVASNTRPPRFSGPSNSNFGPSQEVVDHYYCSSCNKTVSSNVKAGDRCPHCGIVFDYKEGDNGTKTYANNSSSSGSFRIRNIGKIIGGISALLGLLYAGFRKLVG comes from the coding sequence ATGGTGGCCAGCCGATTCCTTTTCGCTTGTTTATTATCCTGCCTTTTCCTAACGGCTGCGACAGCTGCTGAGGTTCGCACTTGGACCGACACATCCGGTAAGACACTAACGGGCAAGTTTGTTGAATTCGTCGATGGAAATAAGGTCCGGATCGATTCGAACGGGAAGTCGTACGATATCTCGATCGATCGCTTCAGCAACTCGGACAAGGAGTACCTCGAAGAACAAAAGGAAGAAGAAGCTTCCTCCAGCGCCCGTCCCCGCCGCAGTAACTTAAAAGGTTGGCGCGAGTGGACCGACGACCAGGGAACCCAGATCAAAGCGAAGTACGTCCGCATGTTCGACGGGCATGTGATTTTGTTGCAAGGCAAAACGCCCCACAAGGTTCCGTTCTATAAGATGAGCGAAGAGGACCAAGCTTATCTGCGAGCCGAGTTAACAGCCCTGGGCGAACAAGATTCGATTCCACCGAAACCAGTCGAACCTGTTGGCAATGGTGAGCCAGGCAGCAGCAACCCAACCATGGGCGGCCCTGCTTACACCCCGCCAGAAATTACTCAGCCAAGCAATAACAATTACGAACCAACTCGGCTGGGCAATCAAACTGCGGCTTACGAACCGCCTAAGACCGCCGCAGAAATCGCAGCCGAAAACCAAAAGATCGAAGAAGCGCGCCGGCGCGAAGCTGAGAAATTAGCCTACGCCAACCAAAAGCAACTCGAGCACGAGGCAGAAGAAGCACGGCGGGCCAAACAAAAAGAACGGGAGCAGCAGCAAGTTGCCAGCAATACACGTCCCCCGCGATTCTCGGGCCCGTCCAATTCAAATTTTGGTCCCAGCCAAGAAGTCGTCGACCATTATTACTGTTCTAGCTGTAATAAAACGGTTTCGAGCAATGTGAAAGCTGGCGATCGCTGCCCGCATTGCGGTATCGTCTTCGACTATAAAGAAGGTGACAACGGAACAAAGACGTACGCAAATAATAGCAGTTCGTCGGGCAGTTTTCGGATTCGCAATATCGGAAAAATTATTGGCGGAATCTCAGCTCTGCTGGGTCTACTCTACGCAGGCTTTCGCAAGCTGGTAGGGTAG
- a CDS encoding anti-sigma factor family protein — MKLTCKELYDFMGDYLDGNLPDDVMCVMKTHLSRCPCCEHYLENYRMAIKLGKTCCKQFAEEQVPDSVPEPLIQAILEARKKK; from the coding sequence ATGAAACTGACATGCAAGGAACTTTACGACTTCATGGGGGATTACCTAGATGGTAACCTTCCCGATGACGTGATGTGCGTGATGAAAACTCACCTATCGCGCTGCCCATGCTGCGAGCACTATCTGGAAAATTACCGCATGGCTATCAAGCTGGGCAAAACCTGTTGTAAGCAATTTGCCGAAGAGCAAGTGCCCGATTCGGTGCCAGAACCGCTGATCCAAGCCATTCTAGAGGCCCGGAAAAAGAAATAA
- a CDS encoding sigma-70 family RNA polymerase sigma factor: protein MGQELPTSSWKTEEELIEALRRQEDDAYEFLVRSYSGRLLVVAKRFLGQDQDAQDAVQDAFLSAFKAVGDFEGNSKLSTWLHRIVVNACLMKLRSRKRKREKTVEELLPHFVADGHRDQVEPSWAVTFDTAVQSRETREIVRQRIEELPESYRTVLLLRDIEELSTEETAARLNLSVSAVKTRLHRARQALKTLLDPHMNGGY from the coding sequence ATGGGACAAGAATTACCAACGAGCTCATGGAAGACGGAAGAAGAGCTGATCGAAGCACTTCGCCGCCAGGAAGACGATGCGTACGAATTCTTGGTCCGTTCGTACAGCGGTCGTTTATTGGTAGTCGCCAAACGCTTTCTCGGGCAAGACCAGGACGCACAAGATGCCGTTCAGGACGCCTTTCTTTCGGCCTTCAAAGCGGTGGGCGATTTCGAGGGGAACTCGAAGCTCTCGACCTGGTTGCACCGCATTGTGGTGAACGCCTGCTTAATGAAGTTGCGTTCGCGAAAGCGCAAGCGGGAAAAAACGGTTGAAGAGTTACTGCCACACTTTGTGGCTGATGGACACCGTGACCAAGTCGAGCCTTCCTGGGCAGTTACGTTTGATACGGCAGTTCAAAGCCGGGAAACCCGCGAAATAGTTCGTCAAAGAATTGAAGAATTGCCAGAAAGTTACCGAACCGTATTGCTGCTTCGTGACATCGAAGAGTTAAGTACAGAGGAAACTGCGGCACGATTAAATTTAAGTGTTTCAGCCGTCAAGACGCGGCTACATCGAGCCCGACAGGCTTTGAAGACCCTGTTGGATCCGCATATGAATGGCGGGTACTAA